Proteins encoded in a region of the Brevefilum fermentans genome:
- the rpmA gene encoding 50S ribosomal protein L27, giving the protein MAHKKGGGSSRNGRDSKSKRLGIKKFGGEFVLSGNILVRQRGTKVHPGWNVGMGRDYTLFATQDGLVHFETMAGGRKKVHVVTVPEEE; this is encoded by the coding sequence ATGGCACACAAAAAAGGCGGCGGCTCATCGCGTAACGGTCGTGATAGCAAATCAAAGCGACTTGGAATTAAAAAATTCGGCGGGGAATTCGTTCTTAGCGGAAACATCCTGGTACGCCAGCGCGGGACTAAAGTTCACCCCGGCTGGAATGTGGGTATGGGCAGAGATTACACCCTGTTTGCCACCCAAGACGGTCTTGTCCATTTTGAGACGATGGCAGGTGGACGCAAAAAGGTGCATGTCGTTACCGTTCCAGAGGAAGAATAG
- the rpmE gene encoding 50S ribosomal protein L31, with the protein MKKEIHPKYYAEATVICSSCGATWKTGSTQPEIRTEVCSNCHPFYTGQQQRILDREGQVDRFYKRLQVRQDYIDEQQAKADARVSLDRPVTDLNLGTRVEKVLAEAGLATVGDILERLEGGSQALLEISGFGRKSLIDLKKALRNFGYQIPEAAEEITI; encoded by the coding sequence ATGAAAAAAGAAATTCATCCTAAATACTATGCTGAAGCGACGGTAATTTGTAGTTCCTGTGGCGCGACCTGGAAGACAGGATCAACCCAACCGGAGATTCGCACGGAAGTGTGTTCAAATTGCCATCCCTTTTACACCGGTCAGCAACAACGGATCTTAGACCGTGAAGGACAGGTTGATCGCTTCTATAAACGACTCCAGGTGCGGCAGGATTATATCGATGAACAGCAAGCAAAAGCTGATGCTAGAGTTTCTCTTGATCGCCCTGTGACAGACCTAAACCTGGGAACCCGGGTGGAAAAGGTGCTGGCTGAAGCTGGCTTGGCTACCGTTGGAGATATTCTCGAGCGTTTGGAAGGCGGATCACAAGCTTTGTTGGAAATTAGCGGATTTGGCCGAAAATCATTAATTGACCTTAAGAAAGCTCTCCGTAATTTTGGCTATCAAATTCCAGAAGCGGCAGAAGAAATTACGATTTAG
- the murD gene encoding UDP-N-acetylmuramoyl-L-alanine--D-glutamate ligase has protein sequence MRQWDGMQVVMIGAARQGIALSRYLAKKGARVILNDQRSAEALKNVRESLPSENITWVTGGHPLEILTGADLVCVSGGVPLNLPIVLEAARRKIPISNDSQIFLEETPCPVIGITGSSGKTTTTALVGLIAEKHFSLKKPGRKAWMGGNIGNPLIQYLDQMHPEDLAVMELSSFQLEIMTRSPQIAAILNLTPNHLDRHETMAEYISAKSHILTHQTAQDIAVLNRDDPHTRRLYSEVRGRLITFGFHPPHDNQDSTYLKRGKLYLQASGQVAKIVEVDRVNLRGSHNLANVLAAIAISAAAAFSLQAIYAGIVEFTGVPHRLEYVRDWNGAAWYNDSIATSPERAIAALQSFDEPIILLAGGRDKNLPWKDLAEWIYKKVDHLVLFGEAATLIKDAVNETTPGTQPFTVDLCQGLKDAVIKASEYASPGDVVLLSPGGTSYDEFVDFEERGKRFIQWVKELS, from the coding sequence ATGCGTCAATGGGACGGAATGCAGGTTGTGATGATCGGAGCTGCCCGCCAGGGCATCGCCCTCTCGCGCTATCTTGCAAAAAAAGGCGCCAGGGTGATCCTGAACGACCAGCGTTCTGCTGAGGCTCTGAAAAACGTGCGCGAGTCTTTGCCCTCGGAAAATATCACCTGGGTCACAGGTGGACATCCCCTTGAAATCCTCACCGGGGCAGACCTTGTGTGTGTTTCAGGCGGTGTTCCCCTCAACCTGCCAATCGTTTTAGAGGCTGCCCGCCGGAAAATTCCCATTTCCAATGATTCACAAATTTTCCTCGAAGAAACGCCGTGCCCCGTGATTGGAATCACGGGTTCTTCCGGAAAAACCACGACAACAGCCCTGGTTGGATTGATCGCTGAAAAGCATTTTTCCCTCAAAAAACCGGGTAGAAAAGCGTGGATGGGCGGCAATATTGGCAATCCGCTGATCCAATACCTCGACCAAATGCATCCCGAAGACCTTGCAGTGATGGAGTTATCCAGCTTCCAACTGGAAATCATGACTCGCTCTCCTCAGATAGCAGCAATTTTAAACCTCACCCCCAATCACTTGGATCGGCACGAAACCATGGCGGAGTATATTTCTGCAAAATCCCACATCCTGACCCATCAAACCGCCCAGGACATCGCCGTGTTGAACCGAGATGACCCACACACCCGCAGACTCTACTCTGAGGTCAGGGGAAGATTGATCACCTTTGGCTTCCATCCGCCCCACGACAATCAGGATAGCACCTACCTCAAACGTGGAAAGCTCTATCTGCAGGCGAGTGGGCAGGTTGCAAAAATCGTCGAGGTCGACCGGGTCAATTTACGCGGGAGCCACAACCTGGCGAATGTGTTGGCTGCCATCGCCATCTCAGCCGCGGCCGCGTTCTCGCTACAGGCGATATATGCTGGCATTGTCGAGTTTACAGGGGTCCCCCACCGGCTGGAATACGTCCGTGATTGGAACGGCGCTGCCTGGTACAACGATTCTATCGCAACCTCGCCCGAAAGAGCCATCGCTGCACTGCAATCCTTTGACGAACCGATTATCTTGCTGGCAGGCGGCAGGGATAAAAACTTGCCCTGGAAGGATTTGGCTGAATGGATTTACAAGAAAGTGGATCACCTGGTCTTATTTGGCGAAGCAGCGACCTTGATCAAAGACGCCGTGAATGAAACAACACCTGGAACGCAGCCTTTTACCGTTGACCTCTGCCAGGGATTAAAAGATGCTGTCATCAAAGCTTCTGAATACGCATCGCCGGGTGATGTTGTCTTGCTCTCACCGGGTGGCACCAGCTATGATGAGTTTGTTGATTTTGAAGAACGTGGAAAGCGATTTATACAATGGGTGAAGGAACTTTCGTAA
- the mraY gene encoding phospho-N-acetylmuramoyl-pentapeptide-transferase produces MENSPVAIAISGLSFVMTIIWGEPLIRLLKAWRVGKVIQKEVDQHQQKMGTPTMGGFMFLIPVTLLTILFNAVSIFGFDLLGRSVLLPLLTLWAYGLLGMIDDWEGIRGSRKGLGMRSSVKFAIQVVFAIVIAFVLRDILNVPQMIWFTAKQPLTLGPLYIPVAVFIIVATSNAVNFTDGLDGLAGLIAATAFAAFGLVAVIQGQNYLARFCFSLVGALFGFLWFNVHPANLYMGDTGSLALGATLGVVALMTGYWVLIPLLAVIPVSEVVSVVIQVLYFKVTKGKRFFKMAPLHHHFELIGWSETQIVQRFWLISLVFTMLGIALVFVE; encoded by the coding sequence ATGGAAAACAGCCCCGTTGCCATCGCCATCAGCGGTCTCAGTTTTGTGATGACCATCATTTGGGGGGAACCATTGATCCGTTTGCTGAAAGCCTGGCGTGTCGGTAAGGTCATCCAAAAAGAAGTTGACCAACATCAACAAAAGATGGGCACACCCACCATGGGTGGCTTCATGTTCCTCATCCCGGTTACCCTGCTGACCATTCTTTTCAATGCAGTCTCCATCTTTGGCTTCGACCTGCTGGGACGATCGGTATTATTACCCCTGCTGACATTGTGGGCTTATGGCCTTTTAGGCATGATTGATGATTGGGAGGGAATACGAGGGTCTCGCAAAGGCTTGGGGATGCGTTCCAGTGTCAAGTTTGCCATCCAGGTTGTGTTTGCGATTGTGATCGCGTTTGTCCTGCGGGACATTCTCAATGTACCTCAGATGATCTGGTTCACTGCCAAGCAACCCTTAACGCTCGGTCCGCTGTATATCCCCGTTGCGGTTTTCATCATCGTTGCCACATCCAATGCTGTCAATTTTACAGATGGCCTGGACGGGTTGGCTGGCTTGATCGCTGCCACAGCCTTTGCTGCTTTTGGCCTGGTCGCTGTGATTCAAGGACAAAACTACCTGGCACGCTTTTGCTTCTCACTGGTGGGTGCCCTGTTTGGTTTTTTGTGGTTTAACGTCCACCCGGCCAATTTATACATGGGAGACACTGGCTCGCTGGCTTTAGGCGCCACCCTGGGTGTGGTTGCACTGATGACCGGTTACTGGGTCCTCATTCCCCTGTTGGCAGTGATACCCGTTAGCGAAGTCGTCAGTGTTGTGATCCAGGTTCTGTATTTTAAGGTAACCAAAGGCAAGCGCTTCTTTAAAATGGCGCCGTTGCACCATCACTTTGAACTCATCGGTTGGAGTGAAACACAGATTGTTCAGCGTTTCTGGCTGATCAGTTTGGTTTTTACAATGTTGGGCATTGCCCTGGTATTTGTGGAGTAA
- the mraZ gene encoding division/cell wall cluster transcriptional repressor MraZ: MNFFGRYEHTIDEKGRITIPSEYREVLGDSVYVTQGFDGNLQAFHIQMFERLSEQLRSIGFLSPNSRLLRRLLFSNAKQINFDSAGRILIPAFLRETANLETTAMVVGMGEFFEIWTPERWQDQQNALNDVEANEQRFSALDLTTLL; this comes from the coding sequence GTGAATTTCTTTGGCAGGTACGAACATACCATCGATGAAAAAGGACGCATCACCATCCCCTCAGAATATCGAGAGGTCTTAGGTGATTCCGTTTATGTTACGCAGGGCTTCGATGGCAATCTGCAGGCTTTTCACATCCAGATGTTTGAGAGGTTATCCGAACAGCTTCGGTCGATTGGCTTTTTATCACCGAACAGTCGTTTACTTCGCAGACTTCTTTTCTCCAATGCAAAGCAGATCAATTTCGACAGCGCCGGCCGCATCTTAATCCCTGCCTTTCTTCGAGAGACTGCAAACCTCGAAACAACTGCCATGGTGGTCGGTATGGGTGAATTCTTTGAGATCTGGACGCCTGAACGTTGGCAAGATCAACAGAATGCACTCAATGACGTCGAAGCGAATGAACAACGCTTCAGTGCCCTGGATTTAACAACCCTACTATGA
- the rsmH gene encoding 16S rRNA (cytosine(1402)-N(4))-methyltransferase RsmH — MNGSNMGGNTVCSDSFPHLPVLYHQVLEALAPVSGGNYLDGTLGAGGHAEGILQISAPLGRLLGLDLDPEALAITRQRLFIYRDRVVLQQASYHLAPQILKSLGWSHLDGILLDLGVSSMQIDQPGRGFSFQKDGPLDMRFDQGEGPTAAELIHSLSQEELARILREYGEERFANRIARAIIKARPIQSTRALAAVIEATVPYYEAGLHPATRTFQALRIATNTELEKLTLALPGLVNILAPGGRIAVISFHSLEDRIVKQFFKTESSDCICPPEQPVCTCDHSASINIITRKPIRPGAQEIMENPRARSARLRVAEKIKKA; from the coding sequence ATGAACGGTTCTAACATGGGTGGGAACACTGTCTGTAGTGATTCATTTCCCCACCTACCAGTACTTTACCATCAAGTCCTGGAAGCTTTGGCACCGGTCAGTGGCGGCAATTATCTTGACGGCACACTTGGCGCTGGTGGGCATGCTGAGGGAATCTTACAAATATCTGCGCCCCTAGGCAGGCTGCTCGGTCTTGACCTTGACCCGGAGGCGCTGGCAATCACTCGCCAGCGTCTCTTTATCTATAGAGACCGCGTTGTCCTGCAGCAGGCAAGTTATCACCTGGCACCGCAGATTCTCAAAAGCCTGGGCTGGTCGCATCTGGATGGCATCCTGTTAGACCTGGGTGTGTCATCGATGCAAATTGATCAACCCGGTCGGGGTTTCTCTTTTCAAAAGGATGGCCCCCTTGATATGCGCTTTGATCAGGGTGAAGGCCCAACCGCAGCAGAGTTGATCCACTCCCTCAGCCAGGAAGAACTCGCAAGAATCCTGCGCGAATATGGCGAAGAACGTTTTGCCAACCGCATTGCTCGTGCCATTATCAAAGCCCGACCGATTCAGTCCACACGTGCCCTGGCTGCTGTGATCGAGGCAACGGTGCCGTACTATGAAGCCGGTCTGCACCCTGCCACCCGTACCTTCCAGGCTCTGCGGATCGCAACCAATACAGAGCTTGAAAAGCTTACCTTGGCTTTGCCCGGCCTGGTAAACATTCTTGCTCCCGGTGGAAGAATCGCTGTGATCAGCTTTCATTCTCTGGAAGACCGGATCGTCAAGCAGTTTTTCAAGACAGAAAGCAGCGATTGCATCTGTCCACCTGAACAACCGGTGTGCACCTGTGACCATTCTGCGTCGATCAACATCATCACCAGGAAACCGATCAGACCAGGTGCTCAGGAAATTATGGAAAATCCGCGTGCCCGCAGTGCACGCTTACGAGTTGCTGAAAAGATCAAAAAGGCATGA
- a CDS encoding peptidoglycan D,D-transpeptidase FtsI family protein has translation MKPPFYQRYLIIVIACAIFGLATVIQMVRINYTSYAQELIAKSEEYQGVSKTIYPPRGNIYDRKGNILAGNQIGYEVGIDLKYVTDPDSIAFAAASLLDGLDYTYVFGLASTEKQAGEYRYFVLSSYVSKDKIEELIELKNSYAERRKEQKTLKPSLSGLVWAPMQQRTYPEGTLAANVLGFYDYFTRENAQGAYGVEGAYNRLLTGKPVQVFLPNDPNLVEALPAIDPGASLILSIDREIQKMLEQTLQDAIDWSGAEGGTIIVADPKTGEILGMASTPFFNPNEYWKYGETFTGIVPYNRAIGTAYEPGSVFKVITMAAALDSGVADVNTTYNDASGVYWVENTWPIYNWNYGAWGLQDMTGCMRHSLNVCLAYIAIDLLGEELFYDYLQAFGFGRSTGIDLANEANYPLRLPDSNLWMTMDLAANSFGQGIAVTPIQMVTAVSAIANDGLMMTPHVVRAVIDKGQQYNVSPQVINSPISAQTARDLTEMLSVSLEEESSAALVDGYRVAGKTGTGQIPTELGYTSNLTNASFVGWGPSDDPQFVVYVWIEKPTISQWGSEVASPIFKDVVEKLVVLMRIPPDNVRNRQANE, from the coding sequence ATGAAACCCCCTTTCTACCAACGCTACCTGATCATCGTCATCGCATGCGCCATCTTTGGTCTGGCGACGGTGATTCAAATGGTCCGCATCAATTACACCTCGTATGCACAGGAGCTGATCGCTAAATCAGAAGAGTATCAGGGCGTTAGCAAGACAATTTATCCTCCACGCGGCAATATTTACGACCGAAAGGGCAACATCCTGGCTGGCAACCAGATTGGGTACGAGGTCGGAATCGACTTAAAATATGTAACCGATCCGGATTCGATCGCTTTTGCCGCCGCTTCCCTGCTGGACGGATTGGATTACACTTATGTTTTTGGACTGGCCAGCACCGAAAAACAGGCTGGTGAATACAGGTATTTTGTCCTTTCAAGTTACGTCAGCAAAGACAAAATCGAAGAGCTCATCGAGCTTAAGAATAGCTATGCTGAACGACGCAAGGAACAAAAAACGCTTAAGCCCAGTTTGTCCGGCCTGGTATGGGCGCCCATGCAGCAGCGCACTTACCCTGAAGGCACTCTGGCTGCCAATGTGCTGGGGTTTTACGATTATTTCACGCGAGAAAATGCCCAGGGCGCTTATGGGGTGGAAGGCGCCTACAACCGCTTGCTGACCGGTAAACCGGTCCAGGTCTTCTTGCCCAATGACCCGAACCTGGTGGAAGCCTTACCAGCAATCGATCCGGGCGCCAGCCTGATTTTGTCTATCGATCGTGAAATACAAAAAATGCTCGAGCAGACATTGCAGGACGCCATCGATTGGTCAGGTGCTGAGGGCGGAACGATCATCGTTGCTGACCCCAAAACCGGTGAGATCCTGGGGATGGCCAGCACACCGTTTTTTAACCCTAATGAATACTGGAAGTATGGGGAAACGTTTACCGGCATCGTCCCTTATAACCGGGCGATTGGGACCGCTTACGAACCAGGCTCTGTTTTCAAGGTGATTACCATGGCTGCTGCACTGGACAGCGGGGTCGCAGATGTGAACACAACCTATAACGATGCATCCGGTGTCTATTGGGTGGAAAACACCTGGCCAATTTATAACTGGAATTACGGCGCCTGGGGTCTCCAGGACATGACCGGCTGCATGCGCCATTCATTAAACGTCTGCCTGGCGTATATTGCCATTGATTTGCTCGGTGAGGAGTTGTTTTACGATTACTTGCAGGCTTTCGGTTTTGGCAGAAGCACCGGGATCGACCTGGCTAATGAAGCCAATTACCCGCTCCGCTTGCCCGATAGCAACCTGTGGATGACCATGGATTTAGCCGCAAACTCCTTTGGCCAGGGCATTGCCGTCACGCCAATCCAAATGGTGACTGCAGTATCAGCGATAGCCAACGATGGCCTCATGATGACTCCCCACGTTGTGCGCGCGGTCATCGATAAAGGACAGCAATACAATGTCTCACCGCAAGTGATCAACAGCCCGATTTCAGCCCAAACCGCCAGAGACCTGACCGAAATGCTCTCTGTCTCTCTTGAAGAGGAATCCTCTGCAGCTCTGGTTGATGGTTACCGGGTTGCTGGAAAGACCGGGACAGGACAAATTCCAACCGAATTGGGATACACCAGCAACCTGACCAACGCCTCTTTTGTCGGTTGGGGACCCTCAGATGATCCTCAATTTGTCGTATATGTATGGATTGAAAAACCCACCATCTCCCAATGGGGGTCGGAAGTAGCTTCACCTATCTTTAAAGACGTCGTCGAAAAATTGGTCGTTTTAATGAGAATTCCACCGGACAATGTTCGGAACCGGCAGGCGAATGAATGA
- a CDS encoding UDP-N-acetylmuramoyl-L-alanyl-D-glutamate--2,6-diaminopimelate ligase has protein sequence MKLKQLFSDCDIKVSEEAGILDITGIAFDSRSVKPGNIFVALAGNIVDGHDFISDAVKNGTSVVVGERPAVSMPAFGATAYYQVPNSRQLLSKIAANFYGNPAKKLTVIGVTGTDGKTSTCNMISGLLRKAGFKTGLLTTINVDIDHTVVDTGVHVTTPDAVSVQSYLAQMVAAGVQYAIIEATSHGLSQYRVNDCEFDIGMITNVTHEHFDYHKDFNSYREAKSLLFRLLNRESGKDFQKYAILNADDPSYDFFKDQACVVSYSYGIKNSADFFASNIVCVDDHYLFTVNMPGGKKIEIKSKLMGIHNVYNALAAIAVTYLQNIPTQSIKDYFLNPDILPGRFEEIVSGQPFRVFVDYAHTENALQNVLDLANQIKKGRLILVFGLSGGLRDKSKRPGLGRIAELNSDLAIITAVDWYPSEPVTEIIDQIAEGCIAAGGEEKRTFVKIPDREQAIAYAIQTAKSGDVVVIAGKGHETSLSINGVEYPWNEVEVTKSKIRKFAQNDQ, from the coding sequence ATGAAACTCAAACAACTATTTTCAGATTGTGACATCAAGGTTTCAGAAGAAGCTGGGATATTGGATATTACTGGCATTGCTTTCGATTCAAGGAGCGTGAAGCCAGGCAATATTTTTGTTGCCCTTGCGGGCAACATCGTGGATGGCCATGATTTCATCTCTGATGCTGTGAAAAATGGCACCTCAGTTGTTGTTGGTGAACGCCCAGCGGTGTCAATGCCTGCTTTTGGCGCAACAGCTTATTATCAGGTTCCCAACTCGCGTCAACTGTTGAGCAAAATTGCTGCAAATTTTTATGGAAACCCGGCCAAGAAACTAACGGTCATCGGTGTCACTGGCACTGACGGGAAAACCAGTACTTGCAATATGATTTCTGGATTGCTCAGAAAAGCCGGGTTTAAAACTGGCTTGTTAACAACCATTAATGTCGATATCGACCATACAGTTGTGGATACCGGTGTTCACGTGACGACGCCAGATGCAGTCTCGGTACAATCCTATCTTGCGCAGATGGTCGCTGCGGGTGTTCAATATGCAATTATTGAGGCAACCTCACATGGGTTGTCTCAGTATCGCGTGAACGATTGCGAATTTGACATTGGCATGATCACAAATGTTACTCATGAACACTTTGATTACCATAAAGATTTCAATTCATATCGAGAAGCAAAGTCACTTCTTTTCAGGTTGTTGAATAGAGAATCTGGAAAAGATTTCCAGAAATACGCCATCCTTAATGCCGATGATCCATCCTATGATTTCTTCAAAGACCAGGCATGCGTAGTTTCTTACTCTTATGGAATTAAAAACAGCGCAGATTTTTTCGCGTCAAATATTGTTTGTGTTGATGACCATTATTTGTTCACTGTTAACATGCCAGGTGGGAAGAAGATCGAAATTAAATCAAAATTGATGGGAATTCATAATGTTTACAATGCCTTAGCAGCGATTGCTGTAACCTACTTGCAAAACATCCCAACACAGTCGATTAAGGATTATTTCTTGAACCCGGATATCCTCCCCGGACGATTTGAGGAGATCGTTTCAGGTCAACCGTTCAGGGTGTTTGTGGATTACGCCCATACGGAAAATGCGTTGCAAAATGTTCTGGACCTGGCAAATCAAATTAAAAAGGGACGATTGATTTTAGTCTTCGGATTGTCGGGGGGACTGAGAGACAAATCTAAAAGGCCCGGTTTAGGCCGGATCGCTGAATTAAATTCAGACCTGGCAATCATCACCGCGGTCGATTGGTACCCTTCCGAACCCGTAACTGAAATCATAGACCAAATTGCTGAAGGCTGTATTGCTGCAGGTGGCGAGGAGAAAAGAACCTTCGTTAAAATACCTGACCGGGAACAGGCAATTGCGTACGCGATCCAAACAGCGAAAAGCGGAGATGTTGTTGTCATCGCGGGGAAAGGTCATGAAACATCATTAAGTATTAATGGTGTGGAATATCCCTGGAATGAAGTTGAAGTTACCAAAAGTAAAATTAGAAAATTTGCTCAAAATGATCAATAA
- the rplU gene encoding 50S ribosomal protein L21: protein MKFVIVEQGGKQYRASEGKTIEVDRLPNEVGETITLEDVLLFVNDDEVTVGTPTVKGAKVQAKVVDHFKGRKILVFKYRPKERYRVKSGHRQQYTRLLIELIEME from the coding sequence ATGAAATTTGTGATTGTCGAACAAGGCGGTAAACAATACCGTGCCTCTGAAGGCAAAACGATCGAAGTCGATCGATTGCCAAATGAGGTGGGTGAGACCATTACCCTGGAAGATGTACTTCTATTTGTCAATGACGATGAAGTCACCGTCGGGACTCCGACGGTCAAAGGCGCAAAGGTTCAGGCGAAAGTGGTTGACCATTTTAAAGGGCGCAAGATCCTGGTGTTTAAATACCGCCCAAAAGAACGGTATCGTGTAAAATCAGGTCACCGGCAGCAATACACACGTTTGCTGATCGAATTGATTGAAATGGAGTAA
- a CDS encoding UDP-N-acetylmuramoyl-tripeptide--D-alanyl-D-alanine ligase, with protein sequence MMMASVINLKDILYALTGQTNPKLDIPVSKAVIDSRQASEGSLFIAFPGEHVDGHDYVQAAFDNGAKIALVEKDLPEGLNVIDLRAEYFQPHFLNQVTAPVCLRVENTLAALHQIAIHWRKEHPIRIIGITGSVGKTSTKELTAVLLSQKFAVLKNPGNRNNVIGLPLTLLELDSHHQCAVLEMGFYVPGDIRLLCDIAQPQVGVITNIGTVHAERAGSQENIARGKAELVEALPPAPDGVAILNMDDPRVSAMRSKTAAKIFSYGVNEKSDLMARDIQTHELEGLSCVLSYQGEDHPVHSPLMGAFSVYTILCATAVALTEGLDWEMITTGLANSQLDLRLHPLPLADGTVIIDDTYNASPASTLAALEFLQTFSDRRVAILGDMLELGQYERAGHYAVGASVVNAADVLILVGERTLMIAEAAVDRGFKQDRIHWFADSEQAALHVCGLIQPGDRVLIKGSNSMRMDRILRTLAGGE encoded by the coding sequence ATGATGATGGCATCCGTGATTAACTTGAAGGACATCCTTTACGCCCTAACCGGCCAGACCAACCCAAAGTTGGATATCCCCGTCTCCAAAGCGGTGATTGATTCGCGCCAGGCAAGCGAGGGCAGTCTGTTCATCGCTTTCCCGGGTGAGCACGTTGATGGGCATGATTATGTACAAGCTGCCTTCGACAACGGTGCAAAAATCGCATTGGTTGAAAAAGACCTGCCCGAAGGACTGAACGTCATCGATTTACGTGCTGAATATTTTCAGCCCCACTTTCTTAACCAAGTCACGGCACCGGTGTGTCTGCGGGTGGAGAACACCCTGGCTGCCCTACATCAGATCGCAATCCATTGGCGCAAAGAACACCCGATACGTATTATCGGGATCACCGGAAGTGTCGGAAAAACATCCACCAAGGAACTCACCGCAGTCCTGCTCTCACAAAAATTTGCGGTGCTCAAAAACCCGGGAAACAGGAACAATGTGATCGGTTTGCCGCTTACGCTGCTCGAGCTGGATTCTCACCATCAATGTGCCGTGCTGGAGATGGGATTTTATGTCCCGGGAGATATCCGGCTCCTCTGCGATATTGCTCAACCTCAAGTTGGTGTGATCACCAATATCGGCACTGTTCACGCTGAACGAGCCGGCTCGCAAGAAAATATTGCCAGGGGCAAAGCAGAGTTGGTCGAAGCCCTGCCCCCGGCACCGGATGGCGTGGCTATTCTGAACATGGACGATCCACGCGTGAGCGCCATGCGCTCAAAAACCGCCGCAAAAATTTTCTCCTATGGGGTCAATGAGAAAAGTGACCTGATGGCCAGGGACATCCAAACCCATGAACTGGAAGGTCTATCCTGCGTTCTATCCTACCAGGGCGAAGACCATCCCGTTCACTCCCCTCTCATGGGTGCCTTTTCAGTTTACACCATTCTGTGTGCGACGGCTGTCGCTTTAACCGAAGGCTTGGATTGGGAGATGATCACAACCGGTCTGGCCAACAGCCAATTGGATTTGCGCTTACACCCGCTTCCCCTGGCAGATGGCACCGTCATCATCGATGATACCTATAACGCCTCACCGGCCTCAACCTTAGCAGCTCTGGAATTTTTACAAACCTTTTCCGATCGACGGGTGGCCATTCTCGGTGACATGCTGGAATTAGGGCAATATGAGCGCGCGGGTCATTACGCTGTTGGGGCTTCGGTTGTAAACGCGGCTGATGTGCTGATCCTGGTCGGCGAGCGGACATTGATGATTGCCGAAGCTGCCGTTGATCGGGGTTTCAAGCAAGATCGTATTCATTGGTTCGCCGATTCAGAGCAAGCAGCACTACATGTCTGCGGGTTAATCCAACCGGGCGATCGAGTTTTGATTAAAGGTTCCAACAGTATGCGTATGGATCGCATCCTTCGAACCCTGGCGGGAGGAGAATAA
- a CDS encoding PadR family transcriptional regulator, with translation MPRHKRGWSIEGGHRREKRRTPLTVALVEPALLFLINKKERHGYALITALKELGITSIHPSVVYRTLRHMEALGWIDSEWDTENVQGPPRKVFKLSEQGKAAHQTWQEELAKAQKSIHILLEPASEK, from the coding sequence ATGCCAAGACATAAGCGTGGATGGTCCATTGAAGGTGGTCACAGACGTGAAAAGCGACGGACGCCCCTGACGGTTGCGCTGGTTGAACCAGCATTATTGTTTTTGATCAACAAGAAAGAGCGACATGGTTATGCTTTAATTACCGCCCTAAAAGAATTGGGAATTACCTCAATTCACCCATCGGTCGTTTACCGGACGTTGCGACATATGGAAGCGTTGGGCTGGATTGACTCTGAATGGGACACCGAAAACGTACAGGGTCCACCAAGAAAAGTGTTCAAATTGAGTGAACAAGGTAAAGCGGCGCACCAAACCTGGCAAGAGGAATTGGCTAAAGCTCAAAAAAGCATCCATATATTATTGGAGCCTGCGAGCGAAAAATGA